The following are encoded together in the Mastacembelus armatus chromosome 6, fMasArm1.2, whole genome shotgun sequence genome:
- the phrf1 gene encoding PHD and RING finger domain-containing protein 1 isoform X2 codes for MDEDDSQDELINHSMSHNKGKRTALWAISDDSDNVEEESEEGESDSGEEDGEDHLEEEENHLEEEEEQAEDDDEEDEEGTKLEDGAFGETSADLARISSDEDSDMCPICLNSLNSQPVATPENCEHYFCLDCILEWAKNADSCPIDRIVFNSIYLRKCYGGKVKKIITVQKPVKGGQEVVDLDLEQTNCEVCGNSDREDRLLLCDGCDAGYHMECLTPPLHSVPVEEWFCPECEANNHRSRGSAEELSDTESLPSTARPTTSRPQHRAAGLTRAIARTQQSERVRANVNRHRITQLAPTYLIQSTWLDETINAVVAGLNTAVYIRDLTPRFPSSRRRKRGKRRNVKSKNTSSAKGKTGKARSGVRRKRKVRKSKSRKKQALKKTANPRSRISNNLGIVKDKKSSSIPTVYRPTEQTLSGMRADIGAASLSIYGDPFDLDPFVEREENDQQAHISSLLEAKRRGISHSALRSHQPVARPVTASLSRMDAMDVPQSRTVVEPAPVPDLLGSILSGQSILLMDSSDIIINRDGSLKAAKPIKTKSCCWILMMPYALKPGSSKSSTSGETSTQINSGISPSRGDSSLSLHYNNLPGSSCSSTNRLLSQSSSHLPSLSSHTPPPLHSDLLPRGHPVLQTPCPNQPIPFSGHRGSSGLGAPRETMSSSVYPTTDSSCKSKGMASSLSQPKSLPIKPMWVDVSVLPRIPKLKREGSTATNDDIIPSGNNKLSSSRANTNNSSTSSNGYGLPETGMNSLAGDKSRQQSVDQQKGKADNQPLRHRPDPDRTSSSAAFSNSFSSSSATGSPAGQPCVSSSSSAVSFRINSSGSSWYSRRLNIPSCSSSGGTMQVHWSEKEDEARKRQFHRDKQMLLASHTLVNKEQDSNIYDPFNPTLSDSSSSDGEAESSNLDSSSQCATHEGEAARLGSNEGEMQNKQNLVHVKAETQETEISQENPKKTDAQETTSPKLRCSEEYVKIEKESTKVDIKIEKQTELLDFKIKKELGLAGEGEAERVGRTREDTTLPAHHNLDFVTIEEDILGKESRQGIGTPSSAPSTCKNDSSAFSSAPTKKKQNTNPKSDSATLSKSPSRDLDLKKQTSKEQCFSSSETDRGRRGDHQSQGGRQKEKEDRKRSSRRSRSRERRRAHSASGSSQSNSPERGHRKRQRPRSHSKDRRGSRSASSSSSRERSRRKKHKQKIKEKNDGRERNHKRAQVPKDKRRGWSRSKSRSRSRSRSRSKSRSKDHKHARSRSKSRSRSRSRERRQDHTRLQQSSLSSRECESRLKRKWKHRSRSSSRERRKDEGLAKSSQKISGSCVLSSKDTKQIQDIEKEEDLIQSYPKEEKMATVNKQLSSCTSTKIKKEGEDLSVDSLAPAAELTKELKVEIKKEKHPSLDMFEDFPITQPIKKKEMEIPLAKAKGVDVEGMGEYPIKTEACEVITIKSEPGSPELCHLSPVASFSSLITPVTADSQQDAVSQALPGLMASAEQPNTAGLTVSVKQEVLQPSDSDDDFSVDVMIDNLDYVKSECMEGNDASIKQDKEEEEGKNEEQVSTLMGAKAKTQVKRVTWNIQEPERPQPEKSASKLALYKLKLKQEGARRTSSSVQTGSQNITGADSDPSKKGAVGPLSAPSRNDGLNSEDSSISGQRDEEEGDLSRKEKYLKKLHMQERAIEEVKLAIKPFYQRRDINKDEYKEILRKAVQKVCHSKSGEINPVKVGNLVKAYVDKYKHARKYKKGEDLGKAPEVQTQAMKTSESP; via the exons ATGGATGAAGATGACAGCCAAGATGAGCTGatcaaccacagtatgtcccataACAAAGGAAAAAGGACAGCATTGTGGGCCATCTCAG ATGATTCAGACAATGTGGAAGAGGAGTCTGAGGAAGGAGAATCTGACAGTGGTGAGGAAGATGGGGAGGACCACttagaggaagaggagaaccacttagaggaagaggaggagcaggcagAAGATGATG atgaggaagatgaggaaggtACTAAGCTTGAAGATGGTGCTTTTGGAGAAACCTCTGCTGACCTTGCAAGGATAAGCTCAGATGAGGACTCTGATATGTGTCCCATTTGCCTGAACTCATTAAACAGTCAGCCTGTTGCAACGCCAGAGAACTGTGAGCACTACTTCTGTCTCGACTGTATCCTTGAATGGGCCAAG AACGCAGATTCATGTCCTATAGACCGTATTGTCTTCAACAGCATATACCTAAGGAAATGTTACGGAGGCAAAGTAAAGAAAATT ATCACCGTACAAAAGCCTGTGAAGGGTGGTCAAGAAGTAGTAGACCTGGATCTGGAGCAGACCAACTGTGAGGTGTGTGGGAACAGTGACCGTGAGGACCGTCTCTTGCTCTGCGATGGCTGTGATGCTGG GTATCACATGGAGTGCCTGACTCCACCTCTTCACTCTGTTCCTGTAGAAGAATGGTTTTGCCCTGAGTGTGAAGCCAATAACCATCGGTCAA GAGGTTCAGCTGAGGAATTAAGTGATACAGAAAGCCTACCTTCTACTGCCCGTCCTACCACCAGTCGCCCCCAGCACCGTGCTGCAGGCCTCACCAGAGCTATTGCCCGAACTCAGCAGAGTGAGAGAGTCCGAGCGAATGTGAACCGACATCGTATCACGCAG TTGGCTCCCACCTATCTTATACAGTCCACTTGGCTAGATGAAACTATTAATGCTGTTGTGGCTGGGCTCAACACAGCTGTGTATATACGGGACCTCACCCCTCGATTCCCATCCAGCCGCAGACGAAAGAGAG GAAAGCGCAGAAATGTCAAAAGCAAGAATACATCTTCTGCTAAGGGTAAAACAGGTAAAGCCAGGTCAGGAGTCAGAAGAAAACGGAAAGTGAGGAAGTCTAAATCCAGAAAAAAGCAG GCTTTGAAAAAGACTGCCAATCCTCGAAGCCGTATTTCTAATAATCTTGGAATTGTTAAGGACAAGAAGAGCTCTTCAATTCCTACAGTGTACCGGCCTACAGAGCAAACGCTAAGCGGAATGCGTGCTGACATAGGCGCTGCATCGCTCTCTATTTATGGAGATCCATTTGACCTGGATCCATTTGTAGAGCG TGAGGAGAACGACCAGCAGGCCCATATTTCATCTCTGTTGGAGGCCAAGAGGCGAGGGATCTCTCATTCTGCTCTTCGTTCTCACCAACCTGTTGCTCGACCAGTCACTGCAAGCCTTTCCAG GATGGACGCTATGGATGTCCCCCAGTCAAGGACTGTTGTAGAGCCAGCTCCTGTGCCTGACCTGCTGGGTAGCATCCTTTCAGGCCAAAGTATTCTTTTGATGGACAGCTCTGACATCATCATTAATCGGGATGGTTCCCTTAAAGCTGCCAAACCAA TAAAAACTAAGTCCTGCTGTTGGATACTAA TGATGCCATATGCATTAAAGCCAGGGAGCAGCAAAAGCAGTACCTCAGGAGAAACCAGCACCCAGATCAACTCAGGCATATCACCTAGCCGAGGAGacagctctctgtctctccactACAACAACCTGCCTGGATCTTCATGTAGCTCCACAAACAGGCTTTTGTCCCAGAGCTCTTCTCATTTACCTTCCTTATCAAGCCACACCCCCCCACCTCTCCATTCTGATTTACTACCTAGAGGTCATCCAGTATTGCAGACACCTTGTCCAAACCAACCCATCCCCTTTTCTGGTCACAGGGGAAGCAGTGGTCTTGGAGCCCCAAGAGAAACCATGTCTTCATCTGTCTATCCAACCACAGACTCCAGCTGCAAAAGCAAAGGAATGGCTTCATCTTTGTCACAACCTAAAAGCCTACCTATAAAACCAATGTGGGTAGATGTGTCAGTGCTTCCTAGGATACCAAAACTTAAAAGGGAGGGTAGCACCGCCACAAATGATGACATTATTCCAAGTGGCAATAATAAACTTAGTAGTAGTAGGGCAAACACTAATAATTCTTCTACTAGCAGTAATGGTTATGGCTTGCCTGAAACAGGCATGAACAGTCTTGCTGGGGACAAGAGTAGGCAGCAAAGTGTAGACCAGCAAAAGGGCAAAGCTGACAATCAGCCCCTGAGGCATAGGCCTGACCCTGACCGAACAAGCTCATCAGCAGCCTTCTCCAACTCATTCTCGTCTTCCTCTGCCACTGGCTCTCCTGCTGGCCAGCCATGTGTttcctcatcttcatcagcaGTGAGCTTTCGCATTAACTCCAGTGGGAGCTCCTGGTATTCAAGGCGGCTAAACATCCCGTCATGCTCCTCTAGTGGAGGCACCATGCAAGTGCACTGGAGTGAAAAGGAAGATGAGGCAAGAAAGAGACAGtttcacagagacaaacagatgCTACTGGCATCACATACACTGGTCAATAAAGAGCAAGACAGTAATATCTATGATCCCTTTAATCCCACTCTGTCAGACTCTAGCAGCTCAGATGGTGAAGCTGAGAGCTCAAACCTTGATAGTAGCTCTCAGTGTGCCACTCATGAGGGGGAGGCTGCTCGTTTAGGAAGCAATGAAGGGgaaatgcaaaacaagcagAACCTGGTTCATGTGAAGGCTGAAACACAGGAGACTGAAATCTCACAGGAAAATCCAAAGAAAACTGATGCTCAGGAAACTACATCACCAAAGCTCAGGTGTTCTGAGGAATATGTCAAGATTGAAAAAGAATCAACAAAAGTGGACATTAAGATTGAGAAACAAACAGAATTACTTGACTTTAAAATTAAGAAAGAACTGGGATTAGCTGGAGAAGGGGAAGCTGAACGTGTTGGTCGTACTAGAGAAGACACGACACTACCTGCACATCACAACCTGGATTTTGTAACTATTGAGGAAGACATTCTAGGCAAGGAGAGCAGACAGGGCATTGGAACTCCCAGCAGTGCTCCTTCTACCTGTAAGAACGATTCGTCAGCCTTCAGCTCTGCACCCAccaagaagaaacaaaacacaaaccctAAATCAGATTCAGCAACACTCTCCAAGTCCCCATCAAGAGATTTGGACCTTAAGAAACAAACCTCAAAGGAACAATGTTTTAGCAGTTCAGAGACGGAcagaggcaggagaggagacCATCAGAGCCAGGGTgggaggcagaaagagaaggaagacagaaaaaggagtTCCAGGAGGTCAAGGTCCAGAGAGAGGAGGCGAGCACACTCAGCCTCAGGAAGCTCTCAGTCTAATTCCCCTGAGAGGGGCCACAGAAAGAGACAGCGGCCCCGGTCCCATTCCAAAGATAGGAGGGGATCCAG atctGCTTCCAGCTCTAGCAGCAGAGAGCGATCAAGGAGGAAGAAGCATAAACAAAAGATTAAGGAGAAAAATGATGGCAGAGAAAGAAACCACAAGAGAGCTCAAGTGCCAAAGGATAAGAGACGTGGTTGGTCTCGCTCAAAATCCCGGTCAAGGTCACGTTCCAGGTCCAGATCCAAATCTAGATCAAAGGACCATAAACATGCTCGGTCACGCTCTAAATCACGGTCGAGATCCAGATCCAGGGAAAGGAGACAAGATCACACACGACTACAACaatcatctctctcctccagagAGTGTGAGTCACGATTAAAACGTAAGTGGAAACACAGGTCCAGGTCGAGCtcaagagagaggaggaaagatgaAGGTTTAGCCAAAAGCTCACAGAAAATTTCAGGGTCCTGTGTTTTATCCTCTAAAGACACAAAGCAGATACAGGACATTGAGAAAGAGGAGGATCTGATTCAAAGCTACcccaaagaggaaaaaatggcCACAGTGAATAAGCAGTTGTCCTCCTGTACATCTactaaaattaaaaaggaaGGTGAAGATCTCAGTGTAGACAGCTTGGCtccagcagcagaactgacaaAAGAGCTGAAGGTGGAaatcaagaaagaaaaacatccatctCTTGATATGTTTGAAGATTTCCCTATTACTCAACCAATTAAGAAAAAAGAGATGGAAATTCCTTTGGCAAAAGCCAAAGGTGTGGATGTGGAGGGAATGGGAGAATACCCCATCAAGACTGAGGCTTGTGAAGTCATCACAATTAAATCTGAGCCAGGTTCCCCTGAACTGTGTCACTTATCACCTGTTGCCTCATTTTCCTCATTGATCACACCTGTAACAGCAGACAGTCAACAGGATGCAGTCTCTCAGGCTCTCCCAGGGTTAATGGCCTCAGCAGAACAACCAAACACTGCAGGGTTGACTGTCTCTGTAAAGCAGGAAGTTCTGCAACCTTCAGACTCTGATGATGACTTCAGTGTTGATGTGATGATCGACAACCTGGACTATGTGAAGTCAGAGTGCATGGAGGGAAATGATGCATCCATCAAACAAGataaggaagaggaggaggggaagaatGAAGAACAGGTGTCTACCCTAATGGGAGCCAAAGCCAAGACACAAGTGAAGAGGGTTACCTGGAACATACAGGAGCCTGAGAGGCCTCAACCAGAAAAGTCTGCAAGCA AGCTGGCTCTGTATAAATTGAAGCTGAAGCAGGAAGGCGCTCGCAGAACGTCCTCATCAGTCCAGACAGGCAGTCAG AACATCACTGGAGCTGACAGTGACCCTTCCAAGAAGGGTGCTGTTGGTCCTCTCAGTGCTCCCTCTAGAAATGATGGCTTAAATTCTGAAGACTCATCAATCAGTGGGcaaagagatgaagaggaaggagatttgtcaaggaaagaaaag TATTTGAAAAAGCTGCACATGCAGGAGAGAGCTATTGAGGAGGTGAAACTAGCTATCAAGCCTTTCTACCAGAGGAGAGACATCAACAAAGATGAATACAAAGAGATTCTACGCAAGGCTGTTCAGAAG GTGTGCCACAGCAAGAGCGGTGAGATCAACCCAGTGAAAGTAGGCAATCTGGTGAAAGCATATGTGgacaaatacaaacatgcaaGGAAATACAAGAAAGGAGAGGACTTAGGGAAGGCACCAGAGGTACAGACTCAGGCCATGAAAACCTCTGAAAGCCCATGA